In the Tribolium castaneum strain GA2 chromosome 1, icTriCast1.1, whole genome shotgun sequence genome, one interval contains:
- the LOC657174 gene encoding neutral alpha-glucosidase AB, producing the protein MFMLQSFMYGFLILLILATTSAVDKNNFKSCGQSSFCRRLRNFKPGTISYVLNLDTLHVGDNSIEADLKNVEAEADFRFTLTSLAGNIFRVFIDEVKPLHPRYQVQGALNGEPQVAKLEVLERTKDKVTVRSGDNKAVVTANPIKVEFFKNDALVAVINEKGLFNMEHLRAKPAEGEGEGEQEVKEDPGAWEENFKSHHDSKPRGPEAVGVDVTFPGAFRIYGLPEHADRLALRSTGPGGLDPYRLYNLDVFEYEVDSTMAIYGAVPVVYAHSDKNTVGVFWHNAAETWVDISNSKDTNVVSSIVNLVSGHQPDNAVDAHFMSESGVFDMFVLMGPKPKDAVRQYASLTGVAPLPQYFALAYHQCRWNYNDETDVINVIDNFDLNELPVDVIWLDIEYTDGKKYFTWDPVKFAHPSEMISNLTSTGRKLVVIIDPHIKREGGYFLHEDCLANDYYVKNKDGNVYEGWCWPGSSSYPDLLDPKVQEYYKGLYALDKFKGTTQDVHIWNDMNEPSVFNGPEVTMPKDCKHYGGWEHRHIHNIYGLLYTEITYAGLIKRSSDRRPFILTRSHFAGSQRTAAVWTGDNAAEWSHLQASFPMCLSEALGGISFCGADIGGFFNNPDTELLQRWYQTGIWLPFYRAHAHLDTRRREPYLFNEDVRTRIRNALRLRYAILPLFYTLFREHETTGEPVIRPLFYEYPTDTNVIDIDDQLLVGDRILARPVTESGVSSVSVYLPGGPEQFWYDIEDFKQYHGTGVVNIPVTLDKIPAFYRGGTITPRKDRPRRSSTLTHHDPYTLYVALDNNKSASGTLYVDDGESFGYRNKKYLYLNFEFKDNTLTSSLIDKTDFPTDAWIERVVILGPPEKITKAILTSNSLGTVNLETSYDGENRSLVVRKPGVNVREPFTLKLH; encoded by the exons ATGTTCATGTTACAGTCAtttat GTACGGTTtcttgattttattaatactcGCAACAACATCAGCGGTcgacaaaaacaattttaaatcatGCGGACAAAGTAGTTTTTGCAG GCGCTTGAGAAATTTCAAGCCTGGAACGATTTCCTACGTTTTAAATTTAGACACTTTACACGTTGGTGATAACTCAATAGAGGccgatttgaaaaatgtgGAAGCCGAAGCTGATTTTAGATTCACTTTGACTTCTCTTGCTGGAAATATATTCAGGGTGTTTATTGATGAAGTCAAGCCTTTGCATCCCCGGTATCAAGTACAGGGGGCACTTAATGGCGAGCCACAAGTGGCCAA attggaaGTTTTAGAGCGCACAAAAGACAAAGTAACGGTACGTTCAGGCGATAACAAAGCAGTCGTCACAGCAAATCCTATTAAAGttgagtttttcaaaaatgacgcCCTTGTGGCTGTTATCAATGAGAAGGGGTTATTCAACATGGAACATCTCAGGGCTAAGCCTGCCGAAGG TGAAGGGGAAGGGGAACAAGAGGTGAAGGAAGACCCCGGCGCTTGGgaagaaaatttcaagtctCATCATGACTCCAAACCTAGAGGACCTGAAGCAGTGGGTGTTGATGTCACTTTTCCAGGAGCCTTCAGGATTTATGGGCTGCCTGAACATGCAGATAGGTTGGCTTTGAGGAGCACGGGGCCTGGGGGGCTTGACCCTTACCGCTTGTACAATTTGGACGTTTTTGAGTATGAAGTTGACTCCACTATGGCCATCTATGGTGCTGTCCCGGTGGTCTATGCTCATTC AGACAAAAACACAGTGGGCGTTTTCTGGCACAACGCCGCCGAAACCTGGGTAGACATCAGCAACAGTAAAGACACAAACGTTGTTTCCTCCATCGTAAACCTGGTCTCAGGCCACCAGCCTGACAACGCCGTTGACGCTCATTTCATGAGCGAGAGTGGCGTTTTCGATATGTTTGTTTTAATGGGACCTAAGCCGAAAGATGCCGTACGACAATACGCCTCTTTGACCGGTGTTGCCCCCTTACCACAA TACTTTGCACTAGCCTACCACCAGTGCCGTTGGAACTACAACGACGAAACTGACGTGATTAACGTCATAGATAATTTCGATCTCAATGAGTTACCTGTCGATGTTATCTGGCTAGATATTGAATACACCGAtgggaaaaaatatttcacgtGGGATCCGGTTAAGTTTGCACATCCGAGCGAAATGATTTCGAATTTGACATCAACTGGCCGAAAGTTGGTCGTTATTATTGATCCGCATATTAAGCGAGAGGGTGGTTATTTCCTCCATGAGGACTGTCTAGCCAATGACTATtacgttaaaaataaagacgGCAATGTTTACGAAG GTTGGTGCTGGCCTGGGTCTAGTAGTTACCCGGATTTGCTCGATCCTAAAGTCCAGGAGTACTACAAAGGTTTGTACGCTCTGGATAAGTTCAAAGGGACGACTCAAGACGTCCACATTTGGAACGATATGAACGAACCGTCGGTTTTTAACGGACCGGAGGTCACAATGCCGAAAGATTGCAAACATTACGGAGGCTGGGAACATAGACACATTCACAACATCTACGGGTTgctttat ACTGAAATCACTTATGCCGGTTTGATTAAGCGGTCAAGTGACCGCAGGCCGTTTATTTTAACAAGGAGTCACTTTGCCGGATCTCAGAGAACTGCAGCTGTTTGGACTGGAGATAACGCGGCAGAATGGTCGCATCTCCAGGCCAGTTTTCCAATGTGTTTATCCGAGGCTTTGGGAGGGATTAGTTTTTGTGGGGCTGATATTGGAGGCTTCTTTAATAATCCTGATACCGAGTTGTTGCAAAGGTGGTACCAG ACCGGGATCTGGTTACCATTTTACCGTGCCCATGCCCATCTGGACACAAGACGTCGCGAACCTTACCTTTTCAATGAAGATGTTCGTACTAGAATCCGAAACGCTTTGAGACTACGTTATGCCATTTTGCCCCTGTTTTACACCTTGTTCAGGGAACATGAAACGACAGGGGAACCTGTGATAAGGCCACTATTTTACGAGTATCCTACTGATACTAATGTTATCGATATCGACGACCAACTTCTAGTCG GTGACCGGATTTTGGCCCGACCTGTGACGGAGTCCGGCGTGTCTTCCGTCAGTGTTTACCTGCCTGGAGGTCCTGAACAATTTTGGTACGATATTGAAGATTTCAAACAATATCACGGAACTGGCGTTGTTAACATACCGGTGACTTTAGATAAG ATTCCTGCGTTTTATAGGGGTGGCACTATCACCCCACGTAAAGATAGGCCGAGGAGGTCGTCCACTTTAACACATCATGATCCTTACACACTTTACGTTGCATTGGACAACAAT aaaTCTGCGTCCGGTACGTTGTATGTAGATGACGGTGAAAGTTTTGGTTATCGTAATAAGAAATACTTGTATTTGAACTTCGAGTTTAAGGACAATACTCTGACCAGCAG ctTGATTGATAAAACTGATTTCCCTACTGATGCCTGGATCGAGCGAGTGGTCATTTTAGGACCGCCTGAGAAAATCACCAAGGCTATTTTAACGAGCAATA GCTTAGGTACTGTTAATTTGGAAACTTCTTACGACGGTGAAAATCGGTCCTTGGTCGTTCGTAAGCCTGGTGTTAATGTTAGAGAGCCGTTTACGTTGAAActtcattaa